A single region of the Deefgea piscis genome encodes:
- the sbnB gene encoding 2,3-diaminopropionate biosynthesis protein SbnB produces the protein MFEFNIIPGAVIKKILAENPRQTLNSVEASYLAHHDGETVNPDSYFLRFPQNEKNRIIALPASIHSDVNVSGIKWISSFPDNIRQGIPRASAVLILNDQETGYPFACLEASLISAARTAASAVLGAFWLNKQHRKVESIAFIGAGIIARNILDMFFADDWQLQKVSVYDKDAASAQAFSNYAAEQSDAETGVAIDLSAALEADIVVFATNAGTPYVLEPMRFRPGQIVLNISLRDIAPELIVGAWNIFDDVDHCLKASTSPHLAEQLTGSRDFVTGTLAELIRGQISVDDSRPLVYSPFGMGILDLALGKAIYDEALEQNHAIAIPHFFEETNRW, from the coding sequence ATGTTTGAATTTAATATAATTCCTGGCGCTGTAATTAAGAAGATTTTAGCCGAAAACCCACGTCAGACTCTTAACAGTGTTGAAGCGAGTTATCTTGCACATCACGATGGAGAAACCGTCAATCCGGATAGCTACTTTCTACGCTTCCCACAAAATGAGAAAAATAGAATTATCGCGTTACCTGCGTCGATTCATTCAGATGTCAATGTTTCTGGGATTAAGTGGATTTCAAGCTTCCCGGATAATATTCGCCAAGGCATTCCTCGTGCTTCTGCGGTATTAATTTTGAATGACCAAGAAACTGGCTACCCCTTTGCTTGTCTAGAGGCATCTCTGATCAGTGCTGCTCGAACTGCTGCATCTGCTGTACTAGGCGCTTTTTGGCTTAATAAACAGCATCGAAAAGTAGAAAGCATTGCCTTTATTGGGGCAGGCATTATTGCGCGCAACATTTTAGATATGTTTTTTGCGGATGATTGGCAACTACAAAAAGTTTCTGTTTACGATAAAGACGCAGCTTCTGCACAAGCCTTCAGTAACTATGCTGCAGAGCAAAGTGATGCAGAAACAGGGGTCGCGATAGATCTCTCTGCCGCTCTTGAAGCCGATATCGTGGTATTTGCAACGAATGCTGGCACGCCCTATGTGTTGGAACCTATGCGATTCAGACCGGGGCAAATTGTATTGAATATCTCCTTACGAGATATAGCTCCTGAACTAATTGTCGGAGCTTGGAATATCTTTGATGATGTCGACCATTGTCTAAAAGCAAGCACCAGCCCGCATTTGGCGGAGCAATTGACTGGAAGTCGTGATTTTGTTACAGGAACTCTGGCTGAGCTTATTCGCGGACAAATCAGTGTCGATGACAGCCGTCCATTGGTTTACTCCCCTTTCGGGATGGGCATACTAGACCTGGCCCTAGGAAAAGCAATTTATGATGAAGCTCTTGAGCAAAACCACGCCATTGCAATTCCTCATTTTTTTGAGGAAACAAACAGATGGTAA